TGCTCGGCGTCCCGGACGAATGGACGTTCGAGGTGGACGGCGGCGCTCTTCACCGGGAACTCGTGATGCACAACAAGGCGCTCGTCGGGAGCGTCAACTCCGGTTATCGGCATTTCGAGGCGGCGATAGAGACGCTCTCGGGGCTTCCGGAGTGGTTGTTGGACGATCTGGTGACGGGGATTTTCGATTCGTCGAACGTCGAAGAGGCTTTTGCGGACGACGAAACGACAATAAAGACGGCGGTGAAATTCTACGACAATGAAGAACGTTGACGACCTCATCGAAAGTGCGGCCGAACTCGCGGAACGCGGCCTCTCGAAGGGAGAGATCGCTGACGAACTGAACGTGTCGCGCGAGACAGCCAGTTGGCTGGTCGAGCGTAGCGGCAGTACGCCGAGTCACGAACCGACGGGCGGGCCGCAGGACATCCACGTCGATTGGAGCGCCATCGGCCGCGACAGCAGTCGCCTCTCCCACGTGGGAGCGGCGATGGCCGACATGCTCTCGAAACACGGCGAGGAGGTCGATCTGACCATCGGTATCGAGAAGGCAGGTGCCCCGCTCGCGACCACCGTGGCCCGCGAACTCGACACCGACCTCGGGACCTACGCGCCGCGCAAGCACCAGTGGGACGAGGGGGACATCAACGAGTACGGCGGCAGTTTCTCGCGTAACTTCGCACAGATTCGGAACCGCGAATGCTACGTCGTGGACGACACCATCACCAGCGGGACGACGATGACCGAGACCATCGAGGCCATCCAGGACCGCGGCGGCGAACCGGTCGCGTGTATCGTCCTCGCCGACAAGAGCGGTATCGAGGAACTGAACGGCGTGCCCGTCTACTCGCTGGTGCAAGTCATCGGCGTCGGCAGCGAGGAATAGGGCGGAACCCGTAGACGATCGACGTACTCCTTTTTCGAACGGCCGAGCGAGGCGACGACCATCGAGAACCCCGAGTCATCCATGGCTCGCTACCGTCCTATCAACGGCACGTCGTGACGCGGGCGCAACTTCTTTGCGGCGTGGGTGCCTACGCAAGCGTATGACCTTCACACCCGGCGAAGCGCTATCCGCCGAGGAAGTCGAGGAACGGGTCGATTCGGCAATCGAGGAAAACGAAGTGGTGCTCTTCATGAAGGGGACGCGTCTCATGCCGCAGTGTGGGTTCTCCATGCGCGCGGTCGAACTCCTGGACCAACATCGTGGTGAGGAGTTCGAGACGGTGAACGTGCTCGACAACCTGGACGCCTACCGAGAGGCGCTCTCGGAGTACAGCGGATGGGAAACGATCCCACAAACGTACGTCGACGGCGAATTCATCGGCGGCAGCGACATCCTCGCCGAAATGGAAGAACGAGATGAACTCGAATCGACACTCCGAACGGACTGATGTCATTGCGGAGGTTGCACTTGCAACCGAAAGAGTAGACCCTATAAGCACGGGGCGCGTAGACAAATACGTACCGCCGACGGGAGACGGAACCCACGACTACAAATGAGCCAGGTATACCGACTACATTCGACGCTCGAATTGCCGCTTGAAACCGTTTACGACCACTTCGAAAGCGACCCCGACCTACCGGACGGAATCGACAGCGTCGATATCACCCGCCGGAACAACACACTCATCATCAGTGCGGTCTCGACGGACGAAAGCATCAGCAAGTACACCCCGACCGCGCAACTGAAAGCCAGCGTCTCGGAAACGCGCGTCTTCACCGAGGAGGAGGAAGCGCGACGCAACGCACCACGATGGGGCACGCCGGAGGAGGAGGAAGAGGAGGAACCGACCGGTGAACTCATCGAGATGGCCGCGTTCAAAGGCGACCGCGAGACGGTGCTCCAGAACACCGCGGTGCAGTACCCGATGTTCGAAGTGCTGTGCACCATCGCGCGCAAGGCCGAGAAAGGCACGCTGACCGCCATCGCCGAAGTCGGTGGCGAACTCGAAGCCACCCGCATTGTCGACGGCGACGACCGACCGGCGTCCATCGAAGTCGTCGAGGGGCCGCGCAAGGAGAACTCGTCGTCCAGCGGCGTGAACTGGCGCGACAACAAGTTCATCAGCTAATCGGATACCGCGCGGCCTTCGCAGGGTGTAGAGTGTAGCTATTTCTTCGATTTGCTTGTTAGAAACGCGGTATCGACGATGTGGACTTCGACGCATCCGATACTTCGCCGTTCGTGAACCGAACTGAGAGCGATTCACGATTGAGAACTGTTCACAAAAACGTATTTATGCATGTATACGCTCTTCAGAGATGATCCAAGGGCCGAATTCGCTATTTGTTTTCCGGGAACCCGAACTCTGTCGAACGATGGTCCGAAAATTCGAGTTCGACCCCTCACTAACCCAAACGGTTCTTCACGACGAGCCGAAAAGCACTTTAGCCATCTAATTATATGTAATTACACGCCATGCCAAACGACTTCCCCGACTATCTCGACGTGGACTACACGGACGGCGAAGGCGAGAATCCCGAAGATTACCCTTCGCTCGAAGATAAAATCGAGAAAGCCATCGACGTGACCCGCAAGGGTCTCGAAGAGTACGAAAACCCCGCCGTCATGTGGACGGGTGGGAAGGACTCGACGCTCACGCTGTACTTCATCAAGGAAGTCGCGGAGCGCTACGATTTGGAAGTCCCCCCGGCAGTGTTCATCGACCACTACCAGCACTTCCAGGAGATCCACGACTTCGTGGAACACTGGGCCGACGAGTGGGACCTCGACGTCATCTACGCCCGTAACGAGGACGTGGGTGGCTACGTGGACGAGCACGGTCTCGAACCGGGCGACGACATCGAAATCGGCGCCCTCTCGGAGCACAACCAGCACCACGTTCGTGACCTCCTCGAATACGAGGACGACACGTTCCCGTTCCTGCTCGACACCTACGTCGGCAACCACCTGCTGAAGACCGTCGCGCTCAACGACGCGCTCGAAGAGTACGACGTGGACGGCGTCATCTCCGGCGTCCGCTGGGACGAACAGGAAGCGCGCGCCGACGAGACGTTCTTCAGCCCGCGTCACGACCCCGAAATCTACCCGCCGCACGACCGCATTCAACCCATCCTCCACTTCGACGAACCCGCCGTCTGGGACGCCTTCTGGTACTTCGTCGTCCCGGACACCGTCGAGGACTACCCGGACGACGGCCACGTGCCGCAGGGATTCGACGACCTGCCGAACGGACTCGGACAGGACGACATCCCCGTCTCGCCCAAGTACTTCGAGGGATTCCGTTCCCTCGGCAGCGAAGTCAGCACGCAAAAGAGCGACCAGGAACCGGCTTGGTTGCAGGACATGGAGAACACCACCGAGCGCGCAGGCCGCGCACAGGACAAAGAGGACCTGATGGAACGCCTGCGTGACCTCGGTTACATGTAGAAACCACCTTTTTCTGCGGTCAGGAGCCGAATCCCGCGTCACGGTGACGCGGGATTCGGCCTACTTCCCTGGAAAAAGCTGGACCAAAAGCATTGCACTCCTCCCGTTGGTCGTCGTTTAGCCCGGAAAATCGGAGATTTTCCGGTGGGAGCGCTGATGACTAGCGGCTGTGGAGATTGCCGATTTTTGTCGGCTCTACGGAACGCTGCTTTTGACGTTTATGTCGATCGTGACTTCTGCGAGTGCGGTCTGCGGATACCCGATCATCCCATTTACGGCCGACTTCCAGCGGTTGTGTCCTCGGCGTAATTCACGTACATTCGCCCTACGTATCCAGACCGTCGATGAGTGCTTCGAGCGTCTCGACGTGTTCCTCGAACAGTTCGCGGCCCTCGTCGGTCAGTCGATAGGTCGTTCGAGGCTTCTTGTCCACGAACTCCTTTTTCACTTCGACCGCGCCCGCGTCCTCCATTCGGCCGAGGTGGCTGCTGAGGTTTCCCTCGGTCACGTCCAAGGCTTCTCGGAGGTCGTTGAAACTCACTTCGCCGTGTGCGTAGAGGTGTGCGAACAACTGCAACCGCGTCGGTTGGTGGACGAGTTTGTCGAAGTTCATGCCCCGCGTAGGATTCCGTAAGAAGCGACGGCATAAATGAGGTACGAGATTCCGAAGACGACGTACGCCAACGGACGGAGCGGTTCCCAGTAGGTGAGCAACACGACGTAGCCGATCATCAGCACGCCGCCCAGCGAGAGCGCAAGCCGGTCCTTGCGCCGAATCCGATAGGCACGAAGGCTGTTGGCGGAGATGTGGTAGCCGATACCCGTCAACGTCACCCAGATGCTGAACACGTACCACGTCCATCGACGTAGCCGAGCGCTCCCAAGGGGTTCGTGACGAGTTGCACCACGATTCCCGAGAGAAAGACGAGGCCAAACTTGGGTCTGATCCGATTCTTACTTCGATGACATTTCTCGCTGAACATTGATTCTGTAACACATATAGGTTTGCAATAGAATTTACTTTGTGGAGCAAAGTTATCTCATATATCCATCTAGCGCCGTTTTAGAACGTCGGAGGGGCAAATTAGGAGAGTTCCTGTCACTCGTACTTGACAATTCATCATTTCAAGAAAGTATCTATTTCATGACACTATGTCACACTTTACCCCAGTGAGCTTTTGAATTTGTACAGTTTCGTGCTAGTATGCACTCTTCAGTGAACGGGAGTCGCCGTCGTTTTCTCCGAAGCGCCGGCGTTACTGGCGTTGCACTCACCGCTCCCGTGTCGCTCGCTTCTCGCGCTGCCGCAAAATCGTCTTCCGGAAAACTCGTCTTCATCTACGACGACAGCGTGGCGGAGGATTACACGAAAACGTTCCCGGTCCATCAGGACGAAGGCGTTCCCGCCTGTTCCGCCGCGATTTCCGGCCAACTCGGGGAGAAGGACCGACTGACGGTAAAACAGTTGCAAGAGATGAACAACGCGGGGTGGGAAGTCATGTCTCACACGGTTCACCACCGAGCGATGGGGCCACTCCAACTCGCCGAGGACGCGTCGAAGGGAGATACGAAAGTCTACGAACGCTCCAACCGCCACGGCGACCATCCCGGCGACGAGGTCATCATCTCGAACGGGACGAAAGAGGAAACCGTCACCATCGCGGGCGAGGGGTCGGACGATACGGGCGAGTACGTCACCCTCAAGAATCCCCTCGAAAAATCGTTCATCGCGGATAACTCGACGATGCGGTACACCGACGAGATACTACATTCCGAGATTTTCGACTCGAAGAAACAGCTTGAGAAGGACGGATTCGACGTCACGAGCATGGTACTCCCGTACGGTATCAACGGACAGCGTGCGGAGGCGATGATACAGAAGGAGTACGACGCACTCGCGAACGCGAAGATCGCGGACGGCCTGAATCCGATCACCGGCTTCGACCCGTACCACCTCAGCCGAGCGTATTTCAAGCCCGACTCCGAGACGAAGAAGAAACTCGGTACGTATCTCGACACCGTCGCGAAGGGTGACTTCCTCGGTATCCTCGCGGGCCACAGTTCGTACGAAGACTTCGACCCGAAGCGCGTTCGAACCGCGATTCGGATGGCGAAGGACCGCGACATCGAGATACTCACGCTCCGCGACGCGATGGTCGATATGGGCATCATAGAACGGCAAACGACTACGACGACCACGACGACTTCGTCCGAGAAAACGACGACGTCGAACGACGAATCGACGAGCACGACGAAATCGAGCGGACAACCCGGCTTCGGCGTCGCAACGGCACTGACCGGACTCGGCGCGCTCGCGTGGCGTCAGTCGCGTCGCTAACCCGACGAAAGCCGTGCTGCGTGCTGACAGTACACAATAACCG
The genomic region above belongs to Haladaptatus sp. R4 and contains:
- a CDS encoding glutaredoxin, translated to MTFTPGEALSAEEVEERVDSAIEENEVVLFMKGTRLMPQCGFSMRAVELLDQHRGEEFETVNVLDNLDAYREALSEYSGWETIPQTYVDGEFIGGSDILAEMEERDELESTLRTD
- the gfcR gene encoding transcriptional regulator GfcR, producing MKNVDDLIESAAELAERGLSKGEIADELNVSRETASWLVERSGSTPSHEPTGGPQDIHVDWSAIGRDSSRLSHVGAAMADMLSKHGEEVDLTIGIEKAGAPLATTVARELDTDLGTYAPRKHQWDEGDINEYGGSFSRNFAQIRNRECYVVDDTITSGTTMTETIEAIQDRGGEPVACIVLADKSGIEELNGVPVYSLVQVIGVGSEE
- a CDS encoding polysaccharide deacetylase family protein, whose amino-acid sequence is MSLASRAAAKSSSGKLVFIYDDSVAEDYTKTFPVHQDEGVPACSAAISGQLGEKDRLTVKQLQEMNNAGWEVMSHTVHHRAMGPLQLAEDASKGDTKVYERSNRHGDHPGDEVIISNGTKEETVTIAGEGSDDTGEYVTLKNPLEKSFIADNSTMRYTDEILHSEIFDSKKQLEKDGFDVTSMVLPYGINGQRAEAMIQKEYDALANAKIADGLNPITGFDPYHLSRAYFKPDSETKKKLGTYLDTVAKGDFLGILAGHSSYEDFDPKRVRTAIRMAKDRDIEILTLRDAMVDMGIIERQTTTTTTTTSSEKTTTSNDESTSTTKSSGQPGFGVATALTGLGALAWRQSRR
- a CDS encoding transcriptional regulator; amino-acid sequence: MNFDKLVHQPTRLQLFAHLYAHGEVSFNDLREALDVTEGNLSSHLGRMEDAGAVEVKKEFVDKKPRTTYRLTDEGRELFEEHVETLEALIDGLDT
- a CDS encoding phosphoadenosine phosphosulfate reductase family protein — translated: MPNDFPDYLDVDYTDGEGENPEDYPSLEDKIEKAIDVTRKGLEEYENPAVMWTGGKDSTLTLYFIKEVAERYDLEVPPAVFIDHYQHFQEIHDFVEHWADEWDLDVIYARNEDVGGYVDEHGLEPGDDIEIGALSEHNQHHVRDLLEYEDDTFPFLLDTYVGNHLLKTVALNDALEEYDVDGVISGVRWDEQEARADETFFSPRHDPEIYPPHDRIQPILHFDEPAVWDAFWYFVVPDTVEDYPDDGHVPQGFDDLPNGLGQDDIPVSPKYFEGFRSLGSEVSTQKSDQEPAWLQDMENTTERAGRAQDKEDLMERLRDLGYM